The following proteins come from a genomic window of Salvia hispanica cultivar TCC Black 2014 chromosome 4, UniMelb_Shisp_WGS_1.0, whole genome shotgun sequence:
- the LOC125218201 gene encoding protein ESSENTIAL FOR POTEXVIRUS ACCUMULATION 1-like isoform X1 has product MADKTQFDSRPNLITKDLHGVDNSIPLSPQWLLPKPGENKAGVVTGENHLSPLQGQANSRDSTKLPGAVEGLNDDQNKKDVFRPSIRDMESGRRERWRDEERDTNSSVRKDQWREGERELHGNRRVDRWADSPGKQYGEVRRTPVERWADPANKEGHDQRRESKWNTRWGPDDKEVDAVREKWGGSSKENDTILDKGSSQPRAHAKEERDGDHFRPWRPSSSYSRGRADPHHQASPPNKQVPVLSHGRGRGENHAPTFSIGRGKVNSMGSSVSHLASNHGPILEKDDSVNSEPHALKYSRAKLIDIYRSVDLRSCTKFLEGLIHVPSLTQDEYVEPMAFCSPTPEELVILKGIEKEEIVSSGAPQISKDGSAGRATTDFMHSRRNRIAGSRDDLAASHDDSEGLSDERQVYSRSNAKVEAMQDYQTSDHKLNAEVLKENRSILGSRESSAPGHDGSWRSSSFNSALENSSTDTLNTRKGPQFQMGDHPMTRRQTSAVLDREIEACKLSQIPPEDLVLIYKDPQGEIQGPFSGSDIITWFEAGYFGIELLVRLASAPADSPFTSLGDVMPHLRAKARPPPGFKSPKPNEIQDTSGWLNYGNMGNLHPILNEAETSKADSRYKPGSATEAENRFLESLMGGGMNPAALENFALSEAMQGYSGNISNKLPSVGGNSGDDPYILAKKMMLERQRSLPSPYQFWPGRDAAAIAAKTDLVGDASLARQNLLSSIADNALAQNNSQNVDLLTSRQGIAERPSSNVNNGMGGWLNFPVQGGLDPLQNKLDIHHSQNFPPQSASSLQQRLQMQNPSMSNLLPKSMDNPSNLLTPDNLLASGLSQDPQLLSLLQQQYMLQLQSQVPVPPQQSILDKLLLLKQQQKQEEQQQLLHQQQLISQLLSEQHPNQRLGDPSFQHLQAGALAARITNVDHASFRQPHELFKNDLQLQSQNPQHENVVLPVAPPSISQDFNPYVAPETSMHAPHPTFANNAEQRNWNAILPHQIVDKQQDMSSMPTDGMEEIVMSEVTNNKPLERTSCDDETVRSTTSDVALSPTPVVCLAESLKQELPAANIHVDVSASNESSARTVAYAQDLGEKVTSESLPVKEMKVPEAEEAKKLVEKKSKKQKALKVSTELVKGVSKPQQPKPESERANMPHEKPETMPVHLDALDAPVSIKESKTIDDMDSLGKQSLSSWNSTGGGVAGESKGQIEQAVSASDHTHAGQRAWKPAPGFKPKSLLEIQQEEQRRRAQEEVAVSDISTSLTSIAISPPWAGVVLSSDNKAPNILHPDTSAELKSESSSIQKNKSSQAEDLFWDAAAKSVEREMEVSESASWGVPSKTASSQNKAVDDDDFIEAKDTKKSRKKASKAKNAAAKVAPATSVDVAVGSSSNDKGKITRQMQQEKEAFTAVPSGPSFGDFVMWKDESASPSPGPAWSTDSGKLHKPTSLRDILKEQQRSMSSVPAIPVPIPQKSATNQTARGSVSSWSVSGSSPAKAASPRQVSSQIKNNVEDDLFWGPLDQVKQEAKQSGYPQLGTQGSWGSKTPPVKGNASGPLNREKSIGGRPTEYSLSSTASSMKGKKNASNKNSEAMDFKEWCESECARLVGSKDTSFLEFCFKQSRGEAKTLLIENLGSFDPDHEFIDKFLNYKDFLPADVLEVAFKSQNNDKAYGSTTRDVNTNFVDGLGSAKGGVAASDGDVKGGGKKKGKKGKKVSPSVLGFNVVSNRIMMGEIQSIED; this is encoded by the exons ATGGCTGACAAGACTCAGTTTGATTCTCGCCCCAATCTGATCACCAAAG ATCTTCATGGAGTTGACAATTCCATTCCCCTATCGCCACAATGGCTTTTGCCAAAACCAGGGGAGAACAAAGCTGGAGTGGTTACTGGG GAAaaccatcttagtccacttcAAGGACAGGCCAATTCTCGAGATAGTACAAAACTACCTGGAGCAGTTGAAGGCTTGAATGATGACCAGAACAAGAAAGATGTTTTCCGTCCATCCATAAGAGATATGGAATCTGGTAGGCGTGAACGTTGGCGTGATGAAGAAAGGGATACCAATTCCTCTGTCCGCAAAGATCAATGGAGAGAAGGGGAAAGAGAGCTTCATGGTAACCGACGAGTGGATCGGTGGGCTGATTCTCCTGGGAAACAATATGGTGAAGTGCGCCGTACCCCAGTAGAGCGATGGGCTGATCCAGCAAATAAAGAAGGTCACGATCAACGCCGAGAGAGCAAATGGAATACTCGTTGGGGGCCTGATGACAAAGAGGTTGATGCAGTGCGTGAAAAGTGGGGGGGTTCTAGTAAAGAAAATGATACAATTCTTGACAAAGGGTCTTCTCAACCTCGTGCTCATGCAAAGGAAGAGAGGGATGGGGATCATTTTCGACCATGGAGACCAAGCTCATCCTACAGCCGAGGAAGAGCAGATCCTCACCACCAAGCTTCACCCCCAAACAAACAAGTTCCTGTCTTGTCACATGGAAGGGGACGTGGAGAAAATCATGCACCAACCTTTTCTATTGGCAGAGGAAAGGTTAACTCTATGGGGAGCTCTGTCTCTCACTTAGCCAGTAATCATGGACCTATCTTAGAAAAAGATGACAGTGTTAATAGTGAGCCCCATGCTCTAAAATATAGCAGGGCGAAGTTGATTGATATCTACAGGTCAGTTGATTTGAGATCCTGCACAAAGTTTTTGGAGGGGCTTATTCATGTACCTTCTCTAACTCAAGATGAATATGTGGAACCCATGGCCTTTTGTTCCCCGACACCTGAAGAATTG GTTATCCTCAAGGGGattgagaaagaagaaattgtGAGCAGTGGTGCACCTCAAATCAGTAAAGATGGATCTGCTGGCCGAGCAACTACTGACTTTATGCATTCTAGAAGAAACAGGAttg CAGGTAGTAGAGATGATCTTGCAGCTTCTCATGATGATTCAGAAGGTTTGTCTGATGAAAGGCAGGTATATTCCCGGTCTAATGCCAAAGTGGAGGCCATGCAGGACTATCAGACTTCTGATCACAAACTGAATGCTGAAG ttttgaaagaaaatagGAGCATTCTTGGCTCCAGAGAGTCTAGTGCCCCGGGACATGATGGTTCATGGAGATCTTCATCCTTTAACTCTGCATTGGAGAACAGTTCAACGGATACCCTTAACACTAGAAAGGGACCTCAGTTCCAGATGGGTGATCATCCTATGACGAGAAGACAAACATCAGCAGTGTTGGACAGGGAGATTGAGGCATGCAAACTTTCTCAGATTCCACCTGAAGACTTAGTACTCATCTATAAAGATCCGCAGGGTGAGATTCAAGGTCCATTTTCTGGAAGTGATATCATTACATGGTTTGAGGCTGGGTATTTTGGCATAGAATTGCTAGTTCGCTTAGCCAGTGCACCGGCTGATAGTCCATTCACTTCACTTGGAGATGTGATGCCACACTTGCGTGCTAAAGCACGTCCTCCTCCTGGATTCAAATCACCTAAGCCCAACGAAATACAAGATACATCTGGTTGGTTGAACTATGGAAACATGGGGAATCTTCACCCTATTTTGAACGAGGCTGAAACGTCAAAAGCTGATTCAAGATACAAACCTGGTTCAGCGACTGAGGCTGAAAACAGGTTCCTGGAGTCACTTATGGGGGGCGGCATGAATCCTGCAGCACTGGAAAATTTTGCTCTCTCAGAAG CTATGCAGGGATACAGTGGAAATATTTCTAACAAACTTCCTTCTGTAGGAGGTAATAGTGGGGATGATCCTTATATATTGGCGAAAAAGATGATGCTAGAGAGGCAGAGATCTCTTCCAAGTCCTTATCAATTTTGGCCAGGGAGAGATGCAGCTGCTATTGCTGCAAAGACAGATTTAGTGGGTGATGCATCACTGGCTCGCCAGAACCTTTTGTCTTCTATTGCAGACAATGCTCTTGCACAGAATAATTCACAGAATGTGGATTTATTGACATCCCGTCAGGGGATAGCTGAAAGACCCAGCTCCAATGTCAACAATGGAATGGGTGGCTGGTTGAATTTCCCTGTCCAAGGGGGACTGGACCCACTTCAGAATAAGTTGGACATTCATCACTCTCAGAATTTTCCTCCACAATCTGCAAGTAGCTTGCAGCAAAGGCTGCAGATGCAGAATCCATCTATGAGTAATTTATTACCCAAATCCATGGACAACCCATCCAACCTATTAACACCGGATAATCTACTCGCGTCTGGTCTGTCCCAAGACCCGCAACTGCTAAGTTTGTTGCAACAGCAGTATATGCTGCAGCTGCAATCTCAGGTGCCAGTTCCACCACAACAATCTATTTTGGATAAGCTACTGCTTTTAAAGCAGCAACAGAAGCAGGAAGAGCAGCAACAATTATTGCATCAGCAACAATTGATTTCTCAGTTGCTCTCTGAGCAGCATCCTAATCAACGACTGGGTGATCCATCATTCCAGCATTTGCAAGCTGGAGCTTTGGCTGCAAGAATTACTAATGTTGATCATGCCTCATTTCGACAACCACACgagttatttaaaaatgatctTCAGCTTCAATCCCAGAATCCACAACATGAAAATGTTGTCTTACCTGTTGCCCCTCCCAGTATTTCACAAGATTTTAACCCATATGTTGCTCCTGAAACATCTATGCATGCCCCACATCCAACTTTTGCCAATAACGCGGAGCAAAGGAATTGGAATGCCATCCTGCCTCATCAAATTGTCGATAAGCAGCAAGACATGTCTTCTATGCCAACTGATGGAATGGAAGAAATAGTTATGTCAGAGGTGACCAACAACAAGCCTTTGGAACGTACGTCGTGTGATGATGAAACTGTCAGATCTACAACTTCTGATGTTGCTTTGAGTCCTACACCTGTGGTATGTTTAGCGGAATCACTTAAACAGGAATTGCCTGCTGCTAATATTCACGTAGATGTAAGTGCATCAAATGAGAGTTCTGCTAGAACTGTTGCATATGCACAAGATTTAGGTGAAAAAGTCACTAGTGAGTCCTTACCTGTTAAGGAAATGAAAGTTCCTGAGGCTGAGGAAGCGAAGAAGCTGGTTGAGAAGAAATCCAAAAAGCAAAAGGCTTTGAAGGTTTCTACTGAGTTGGTAAAGGGTGTGTCTAAGCCACAACAGCCTAAACCAGAAAGTGAAAGAGCAAACATGCCTCATGAAAAACCTGAGACAATGCCTGTCCATCTAGATGCACTTGATGCACCTGTTTCCATAAAGGAGAGTAAGACTATTGATGATATGGATTCGCTTGGCAAACAATCACTGTCTTCTTGGAATTCTACAGGTGGTGGGGTAGCAGGTGAGAGCAAGGGTCAGATAGAACAAGCTGTGTCTGCTTCAGATCACACCCATGCTGGACAACGTGCATGGAAGCCTGCTCCTGGTTTCAAGCCAAAATCGTTGCTCGAAATACAGCAGGAAGAGCAGAGGAGAAGAGCACAAGAAGAAGTGGCTGTTTCGGATATCTCAACATCTCTAACCTCTATTGCCATTTCTCCTCCCTGGGCTGGGGTAGTTTTGAGTTCTGATAATAAGGCACCTAACATACTTCACCCGGATACCAGTGCTGAGTTAAAATCTGAGAGTTCCTCAATCCAGAAGAACAAGAGCAGCCAAGCTGAAGATCTATTTTGGGATGCTGCTGCCAAGTCAGTCGAGAGAGAAATGGAAGTTTCTGAAAGTGCTTCCTGGGGAGTGCCTTCCAAAACAGCGAGTTCACAAAATAAGGctgttgatgatgatgactTTATCGAGGCTAAAGATACTAAAAAGAGTCGTAAAAAGGCTTCTAAAGCTAAGAACGCTGCAGCTAAGGTTGCTCCTGCAACTTCAGTAGACGTGGCAGTTGGATCAAGTTCAAATGACAAGGGAAAAATTACTCGGCAAATGCAGCAAGAGAAGGAAGCCTTTACAGCAGTGCCATCAGGCCCTTCCTTTGGTGATTTTGTTATGTGGAAGGATGAGTCTGCAAGCCCGTCTCCTGGCCCTGCTTGGTCCACTGATTCCGGCAAGCTTCATAAGCCAACTTCACTCAGGGATATCCTAAAGGAACAACAAAGGTCAATGTCATCTGTACCTGCAATTCCGGTGCCAATTCCTCAGAAATCTGCAACTAACCAAACTGCCCGTGGAAGTGTTTCCTCATGGTCAGTCTCTGGATCATCACCTGCAAAGGCTGCATCCCCGAGACAAGTTTCTTCgcagataaaaaataatgtggaGGATGATCTCTTCTGGGGGCCATTGGATCAAGTGAAACAAGAGGCAAAGCA GTCAGGTTATCCTCAACTTGGAACACAGGGCAGTTGGGGAAGCAAAACCCCACCTGTGAAAGGAAATGCTAGTGGTCCATTGAACCGAGAGAAATCAATCGGTGGAAGGCCTACTGAGTATTCACTTTCTTCAACAGCTTCCTCAAtgaaagggaagaagaatgccTCCAACAAAAATTCAG AGGCCATGGACTTCAAGGAATGGTGCGAGAGTGAGTGCGCCAGACTTGTAGGTTCCAAAG ATACAAGTTTCctggaattttgttttaagCAATCAAGAGGGGAGGCCAAAACGCTTCTGATAGAAAATCTTGGTTCATTTGATCCCGACCACGAGTTCATCGACAAGTTTCTAAATTACAAAGACTTTTTGCCTGCGGATGTTCTTGAAGTTGCCTTCAAAAGCCAGAACAATGACAAGGCCTATGGGTCGACAACGAGAGATGTGAACACGAACTTTGTTGATGGATTGGGCTCGGCGAAAGGTGGTGTGGCAGCGAGTGATGGGGACGTGAAAGGAGGTGGAAAGAAGAAGGGGAAGAAGGGGAAGAAAGTGAGTCCATccgttttaggatttaatgtGGTTAGCAACAGGATCATGATGGGTGAGATTCAGTCAATTGAGGATTAA